A region of Candidatus Lernaella stagnicola DNA encodes the following proteins:
- the secE gene encoding preprotein translocase subunit SecE — MLNKIKIFLREVRAELRKVSWPSREVTIASTWVVIAICFIFAVYFAVVDYSLGWLIKAFLGAN, encoded by the coding sequence GTGCTGAACAAGATCAAGATTTTTTTACGCGAAGTACGCGCGGAGTTGAGGAAGGTTTCGTGGCCCAGCCGCGAGGTCACTATTGCCTCGACGTGGGTGGTGATTGCCATCTGTTTCATCTTTGCGGTCTACTTCGCGGTTGTCGATTACTCCTTAGGCTGGTTGATCAAGGCGTTTTTAGGCGCGAATTAA